Part of the Hevea brasiliensis isolate MT/VB/25A 57/8 chromosome 16, ASM3005281v1, whole genome shotgun sequence genome is shown below.
GGATGATTAGACTCAAGGAATAGGGACCACAATAGGAATGGTAACAAGGAACAAATGCAAATTTATTAAGTCTCAGCTTGAGAAACAACAACTGGCACCTAATGCAGATTCGTGCCACAAAGTAATCAAAGCATTCATAGTATATTGTTCATTTTAAAGTAAAAAATCATAGAGTTGGGGTTGGAGTTGTCATCTGGGACCCTTATTTGTTCTTTTTTTAAAAGGTCAAGTTCGTAGTAATATATGTATCCCACTCTAACCAACTATTAGCttctattcattattttttttttcaaaaacaaATCACATGCTCTACTTAACTGGACAAACAAAGAACAATATTAAAATCCATGTTCACCAGATCATTTAGACTTTTCGGATTTCTCTTAGAAATCTACATCCTGCAACACAGGCCACATGATATGGCCATGATTTTGATAGTGGTTTATTCCCATCACTGTGTATATTATCTATGCGACAGAAAAAAGAAACATTACAAGGCAGGATGCCACCTTTGAACGTAACTGCCTGTCTTTTTGCTAAGTAACTTCAATTATTTGCCAAATTTGGTTTGATTTCTTTTCTAAAGCCTCAAATTGTTCCTGCTATGATGGGTCTCACATCACATGCCTCTCCTGCCATTCAAGGCGTATTATGGTtgaaaaatagctaaaccttcccaagttgtgcacaaacctaagaCAGATCTGAATCTACTTTGCGTAATAATAAAGGACATAGGTTGTTCCATTGAAAATCAGCTACTTAATATTACTCCCATGTGATTCAGATCCCACTAAAGTGTGTGATTATTTTGCTTGGCAACATAATAAATCCCCTTGCCCTTGTGTCTCCCAGCAAATATATCTCTAATTCATAGTCCTGAcaacttaaaaattgaaaaaaaaaaggtaaagtgAACTGATAAAGAAAGAAACTTCAATATTGAGACCAAAAGAAAAGGAACGGCTCCAATATCCAAAGTGAATTCCTATCACACCACAAACAAGATAATAGGGACCATCATGTCAGTCACAGCTAACTTTCGTATTTTTGTTATACTTGCACAAAGAATGACAATGTAGGGTACTAACAACTACGTAGGGTAGTGCACTGGCTATATGGGGAAAGAAAAAGCAGATGTTAGGAAGCAACTTACAGAGACCAAGGAgccgaattttttttttttttttttttccttagcgTGGAAATTTCAGTCTGATGATGGAATGGAGAATGAGATAGTGGAGAAGCTAGCAGGGATCTCCTCATAAAGACCCAACGCTCTCTCCAAATTAGCAACAATATCAACAATATCAGGCCTCTTCTTTCCTTCCAAGCTTACACAATGCATTGCTGTGTAGGCCATCAACTCCACGGCTTCGGCCTCATGCATCTCTGGTGGCCCCACCCTTTTATCCAACACCTTTTGCATTTCCCCTGATAATATCAGTGGTGATACATACTCCACAAGTCCCATTGGCCCTGCACCTTCTTCTTCAGTCTTGAACACTGCTCTCTTTCCAGTCAAAAGCTCTAATAACACAACACCTAGACCATAAACATCACTTTTGGCTGTTAGCACATTTAATACATAATACTCAGGATCAATATATCCTACTGTTCCAACTGCCTTGGTTGACATGAATTCTTGATCAGATTCTGGCCCCATTAATGATAACCCAAAATCGGATACTCTAGCACTCCAATTTGCATCTAGAAGTATGTTTGAGGACTTGATATCTCTGTGAATTATGGGTGGCACCGCATAGTTGTGGAGATAGTTGATTCCCGTGGCAGCGTCCAATGCAATTTTGATCCTCATTTTCCAGGAATTCAAAATGCTGCTACTCTTTTCAACATTGTTGTTGTTATGTAAATGACTATGAAGAGATCCATTGCTCATGTACTCATAAACCAACAGCCTCTCATCCTTTTCTTCACAGAAACCAACTAGTTCCACTAAATGCTTATGGTGAAGCCGAGATAACAATGCTAGTTCTGAATCAAACGCACTTTCTTTCTCTTGGAATTTCTTTGTCTTCGTACCAGTTTCCCCTCTCTTAATAGCCACTTCAAAACCATTGGCAAGTTTGCCTTTGTAAACGATGCCAAAGCTCCCAGCACCAATCTTGTTTTCCGATGAGAAATTGTTTGTAGCAGCAACAAGCTCTGATAGGAAAAATTTCTGAGTCTTGTCTGTACGCTTAGAAGATGATCCACTTCTCTGGCGCCCCAATCTTCTCGAGCTTTGATGCCTAACAGAATATGATCTTAAAGATGGGGTAGTAGAACCATTGTTAGTCATAGCAGCAGCATTCACTTTCAGGTTGGGATTGATAATTGAGGGCTGCACAGAATTATGATGTGAAAATCTGCGTAAACAATAAATAATAGTGCAGATGCCTGCAAAGGCACCAACAGATCCGACAATCGCAAAAGCCAAAGAAAGCTTATTTTTGGCCCTTGATGGAGAAAGTGGTTGTACTTGCTGAGATGGTGGTGTTATTCTCGGAGGCAAGGGCACGGCAATTGGAAGATCAATCTGGCATGATTTACAGATATTCCCAGACCCATCACACAAAACCTCAGAGTCTGGATACACACCGCATGTGCCACAAGAAGACTGAACACAAGAACCTGGAATCATAATTCCCAGTGGAAGCTCATTTCCATGATGAAGCACATTAGACCATCCCAGACCCCAACAAATAATCGATAAATTCCCCGTTGTAAGCCCACATGTGAAATCCAAACCAGCAACAATCAACTCAAAGGGAACGCTTTCCAATATTTTGCTATTAAGTTGGAGTTTATTTGTCCCACCCCAGCATGCTCCTAATCCGTTGCTTTGCTTAATAGCACAGCTAAAATCTGATCCTAGAGCAAGACCTGAAAACGCAAAAGCCGAACTAAAAGGAACATCCAATTGCCCTGACCCGTTGCTTCCTTTACACACCAGAAACCCACTGGCATTCAATCCACAAGCATGAGACTCTCCAGCAACCAAGTTTAACATCTTTAAATTCCCAAACTGTCTTTGAATCGCAGCTCCAACATCATTATTACCCCAACAATAAACTCTACTGTTGTTCCTCAAAATTCCACACGTAAAGCCACTCCCAGATGTGAGTGTACTAAACTTTAGAGCCACCGCAGGCGATGGAAAAGGAGATCTACCTCTGCCTTTGCCTCTCCAACACTTAGCTATGCCAGAGTTGACCTCTCTTGCGCAAACCTGATCATCTCCAACGGTTAGATCAGTTAGCTGAATGTTGTTACTGTGGTAGATGCGCTTGGGTTGAAAGCTTGAGTTTTTTGTAGCTACGGTCTCCCAGCAGAAAACACTGAAGCCTCCAGAGCGGAGGCCACAGAAGAAGGTCTGTCCTCCAGATATAGATTCAAAGGAAACACTGGGCTGGATAGAGATCACATGGCCATTTTGGTAGCATTGGATTCTTTGGATGGGCTCACCGGCAATGATACCGCAGACAGTAGCAGTGCTATAGGTGACAGCGATGGTGGAGGCAGAGCCAAGGCCGTCTACCACAGTAGCAGTGTAGAGCAGAGAGGTAATAGCAGTGATGATAAAGACAATGGTGAGATAGGAAGGGTTGTGTGTCATTTGAAAGATTGGAATGGGGCACCTCTCTTCTTCATTGAAAGCTGAAAAAATGAAGCAACAAGAATAAAGCTTAAGACACCGAAGGAGGGATAAAAATACGAGACACAGACTAAAAACTAAAAAGAGTAGTGCGTGGAGCGTGTGGTCCCTCGAAATGGATTGTATTGTTGAATGGTATACGATAGGTCGTTTTAAGCAAATTTTTATTTCCACAGAAGAAGCAATTTGCTTGTTAGCAGTTCTAACTTAAAACTCTGAGTTTTTTAACCTTCCAAATTTATTTAGCACTTGGAGACCGGTCAGCATGAATTGAAATCTTGCTAGTGAAGAAGCTCAAAGCTTGAATTGAATCAAATCAAAAGCTTCCTTTGGCTGAAAGTTGAAACCATTTCAAGCTACAGCGGAATGTGCGTGAGGTCAAAGGAAATTTCTCGAACTTTTTTTAAGTTCTGGGATGATATTAACAGGCACTTGCAGGATAATGTCACCAAAGGGCTAACTAATCGAATTCATATAAAATGACATGAAGAAGGCGGACAATAATTACATTCGCAGCGGGTGTCCAAAATTAGACAAAATTTGCAGATGAGACGCCCGTCAGAATACAGTAAAACGAGAAGTTGTTGCCTATAGAGTTGAATAGAGTGGCAAATGTTCCTCCACAAAATTTATCAAAACCTCAGATAATAATTTCAAGTTATTGTAGCACCTGATCTGACTAGGCCCCCTCCCATCATCCCATTCCCCAAGGAAGGCACAAACTTTCTGGCCCCAAGAGGACATAAGGCAGCCAGCAAAACTTTGATATTCAACATCCTCCATGGTCTTTCCAGAAACAAATTATTTTGTCCACATTTTTGTCATGGGCATTAGAGCTGTCTTTAACCTTCCTCTGGTGCCAGTGTATAATACAACAACAAACAGCAAGAATAAGAGGAAGATCCACAATGAACTTCAACGAATCAACTTTGAATTTACCTTGATCCTCTTAATGATTATTCCAGCCTCTATCATGAAGTTGTTACGGATTCTAAGAAATTAGGTATGCATTTATTCTTGAAGAGGCAGTAGGAGCAAAAACAGCATTTAAACAAAAATTGGTAGCAGAAAGTGACAGAGTAATGCCAACCAACTTCCCAAATACTTCTTTAGCATTTCAAAAATGGGATTTATCCTGCTGCTGCTAACCTATAAAGATTTAATGAGATAAGCAATAAAACTTCTTGAATTGCCCCAGTGTCTCAACCAACCATAACAACTAATGGGCCAGTAGACGCTCGCACAGGACTCTTTAACACTAATCTAAGTACCAACTTAGCAATTTATCCTATTTTTAGCATTCATAGTTACTCTACATATGCTGATGTAGCATAAATGACAGAGTTTATATGCTAAGCTCACCCAGAAATCAATTATGCGGCTGATTTCATCAAATTCTCATCCATTCCATCTGATCATAAAGTGTTGATGCATCAATTGCATGAACTGAAGGAGCATTCGGCAAGAGAAGCTTACTGTCGATGGATGAGAATGAACCGCTGCCTGGCTCCTAATCTAAGGAATCTTCTCATTTCTACTGTCTATCGATTAGCAAGCTTCGCAAATTCAAATAAACAGGGGGGAAAAAGAGCTCTCTTTTCTGTGACTCCGTGGTCGGTCCTACTCAGCGCCAGCGGCTAGGGCTTCGATTTCGTCATGTTTGGTTGAGGGATTGGCGGCCAATTCAGTTGGGCTGCCCTTTTAACATCTTAGTTTAGCTTAGCCCATTCATTTTTATCCATATTCCCATTAGCAAATAGCTCatgatttttaataaataaatttttcagtGAGTAAACTATATATCctgaaattatattataattactatttaaaaattaattttattgatttctaatatttagtttaataaattatgtaatccttttatccatttttattcactttttatttaatttaataaattatttaataaaatatttaattgatataAATAAGTAATTTAGTTTTTGAATAATAAGAATCTAAACCTGGGCCAGTGGGCCTACTGTAACAATAGAGAATCATGCATAAGAGTAAGCCTTCTATTTTGTTCTTCCTCATTCCTCTCTTTTCCTTACTTCCTCTTATTGATTCCTCTctcgaattttttatttttttttatataaatgatgtattttaaattaaatctcttatttttttaattaatcattttgttaaaataacaaatttattaaaaaaaaaaagaaagaaagaaagcagATGTGCTCGTGTCGCGCGTACAACGATCTGAATCTGTATATTAGGTCGCCGGGATTCGGGAGGTAGTCAGCTAGAAATTAAGACAATGATAACGTACTCGTGACACCGCGAATGTAAGGTGATTACCCACTCAACGGCCGACACGTTGAATGTTGACAGAAGTAGTTCAGCGACTTTTCTACAAAAGCCTCCCGGATTGCTGAAGCAAGCAGTGATGTGATATGTATGTGTGCGGTAGTCCACATTTTGAAGTCTTATTctatatcttttatttttttattttttcctttgaTGTCTGACAACGATTGAATCATTAGCTTATGCAAATTGACTCCTCTCCTCccgttttcatttcattttcctagttcttctatttttttaataatatttttattttaaaatttgaaaaagatgttttcaaaattttacttttattgtatgtatgaaataatgaatgtttgaatactttatttaaattcataataaccaactatattaaaataataatttttttaaaaaaaatctcatgtatatatatacattaaaattatgaataaatttatAAAGGATATAATTTTCAATGAATTCTTCACAAaagaatatttataaaaaaaaaattaaataaaatgttaTAGAGGGAtcattttaatcttttttttatCTAGAAGTATATATATACACAGATGATTCAGGGATAAGATAAATTtcttgataaaattattataattttatcaaagtatgctaACCCATATAAATCGCTTGTACACGCTGTTTATAATCGATGTGGGATCTCGAATGACTAGTACTCTATATGGAGGACCCGTGTATTAATATGActctataaatacaaataataatcataaataaatgaataatagaAGAGGAATTAAAGTTGTAGACACATGTGAAGCCTCCAATCGAAGCAAACAATtagcagaaaaaaaaaataaaagaaaggtaAAGGTTGGTTGGATCAGTGaattaaaaagttaaatttaAGTGTAAGAGAGAAATAAATAGTAATGTGAGTATATGAGAAGGCAAGAGGATGAGAATAATATCTTTTATAAGGATTTTGtagttaaaataatttatttgcaTAAATTTCATTACATTTGAATGGAATTGATTTTAGTTAAGAtcaatttcatataattaatttatagcattatataaatgaaaattaaaaaaatggaaACTCAAATACGAATTTACTTACGAGTAATATAACTACAGTCATTAAATCAAATCGGGTGAAACTGGCatctatatttaatattatattgatatttttgttttttattcaaaatatacatTTAAATACTCTTTCATTTCAAacataaatatattcatataacttattaAAGACTTgacttaaaaatataaaatacatgaaatttttttctaaactCGATCCATCATAGATCCAAGGTATAAATATATGAAACTCATGTGTTTAATAGATAGGTCACACCAtacattttatattttgaattcatGATAGActaaatttaagtaaaaaaaatacataaaatacatATATATGATTAGCGGTTGAAGTAGGGGAAAATTGTAGTAATCCTGTAATATAAACGAATAAGAGACTATGCTCACATAATTTAAAGTCTTTAATCTAACAATTATAGTTAGCTATTATGGTTGGAGGTCAATAATCAAATATTTGCAAATGAAAAATCAATCATATGATGTGAAACTAAATTTAGAttaacaattaattaaataaagaatTTGAGAATTAAAATGTATATTTGCAAGTTTAATAAAGATATTGCTTGAGTAGAAAATTTCACTAAAGTTAAGAGAAATAATTTGAGTTAAATGAAATATGTCAGGAATAAAGGTATTAAGTACTTAAAAGCAATTAACAATCAACAATAAcaaaaggtgattccggagttaATAGTTTATATTTAAGTTATTTTAGGATTTTGCTTAGTTAGTCAAATATatgaaaattatgtgtttcaaggagatcaattttcaaatccttttaaaattttttcgagtgagacaaagagtgccttgaaTAACTAAATTCTACTTTTACGGTGTTTAAAATTAATCAATACCCATTAAGTTTTTTAATCAATCTATTggccctcttaatccttagtttatttatatatctaagttaattaagtataATTTCTTGAGTATCTATCACTTAATTTTGTCCTTTCGGTGcttggattaagaacataacttaatgggatcGTATACTAAGCATGTTATCAGGTGATGTTGCTGTGAAATAGCTTCCGCAAGTGCACAGGTTATAGtggtatagttttaaaaatatcgttcccacaagaaattgtgcttaaattggaattaaaggaataagctaattagagtgctaaaatttaaagatattaaaaatgaaatttaaaattaaaattagtatttgaagaatttaagccaaatcaaacaattaattaaactagatgacttaaatttaaattgaaattactAATTATGAAATTAGgagaaattaaatataatttcaatgaaaattaaaatgattcTAGAGATAGGGTTCTCAATATTATTTGTATGTGTTTTATTCCCAATTTAGCTAAACAGACGAGAAttataattttgagggaa
Proteins encoded:
- the LOC110666383 gene encoding putative serine/threonine-protein kinase-like protein CCR3; the encoded protein is MTHNPSYLTIVFIITAITSLLYTATVVDGLGSASTIAVTYSTATVCGIIAGEPIQRIQCYQNGHVISIQPSVSFESISGGQTFFCGLRSGGFSVFCWETVATKNSSFQPKRIYHSNNIQLTDLTVGDDQVCAREVNSGIAKCWRGKGRGRSPFPSPAVALKFSTLTSGSGFTCGILRNNSRVYCWGNNDVGAAIQRQFGNLKMLNLVAGESHACGLNASGFLVCKGSNGSGQLDVPFSSAFAFSGLALGSDFSCAIKQSNGLGACWGGTNKLQLNSKILESVPFELIVAGLDFTCGLTTGNLSIICWGLGWSNVLHHGNELPLGIMIPGSCVQSSCGTCGVYPDSEVLCDGSGNICKSCQIDLPIAVPLPPRITPPSQQVQPLSPSRAKNKLSLAFAIVGSVGAFAGICTIIYCLRRFSHHNSVQPSIINPNLKVNAAAMTNNGSTTPSLRSYSVRHQSSRRLGRQRSGSSSKRTDKTQKFFLSELVAATNNFSSENKIGAGSFGIVYKGKLANGFEVAIKRGETGTKTKKFQEKESAFDSELALLSRLHHKHLVELVGFCEEKDERLLVYEYMSNGSLHSHLHNNNNVEKSSSILNSWKMRIKIALDAATGINYLHNYAVPPIIHRDIKSSNILLDANWSARVSDFGLSLMGPESDQEFMSTKAVGTVGYIDPEYYVLNVLTAKSDVYGLGVVLLELLTGKRAVFKTEEEGAGPMGLVEYVSPLILSGEMQKVLDKRVGPPEMHEAEAVELMAYTAMHCVSLEGKKRPDIVDIVANLERALGLYEEIPASFSTISFSIPSSD